Proteins from one Salvelinus sp. IW2-2015 linkage group LG9, ASM291031v2, whole genome shotgun sequence genomic window:
- the LOC111968433 gene encoding putative deoxyribonuclease TATDN3 isoform X2: MKGFIDCHCHISAGDFDNDIEDVIENSKKAGLLALLAVAEHVGEFEKIIQLSQRFPGFIFPCLGVHPIQGTAPEPQRGALLQDLDAALPLIEKYKDHLVAIGEVGLDFTPRFVSGDADKDSQRQVLIRQAEIAKQLDLPLNVHSRSAGRPTIHLLKEQGVEKALLHAFDGKPSVAMEGVKAGYYFSIPPSIVRSEQQKLVKQLPLESMCLETDSPALGPEKQVRNEPKNISVCAEYISKIKGVPLETVMEVTTQNALRLFPRLKTLLRA, from the exons ATGAAGGGCTTTATTGACTGCCACTGTCACATCTCTGCAGGAGATTTCGACAAT GACATAGAAGATGTGATTGAGAATTCTAAAAAG GCTGGGCTTTTAGCACTACTAGCAGTAGCAGAACATGTCGGAGAGTTTGAAAAGATTATTCAGCTGTCACAGAGGTTCCCAGgctttattttcccttgtttaGGAGTCCATCCTATACAGGGTACAGCTCCTGAGCCACAGAGAGGAGCCTTACTCCAG GATTTAGATGCTGCTTTGCCCCTGATAGAGAAATATAAAGACCATCTTGTTGCTATTGGGGAG GTAGGCTTGGATTTCACCCCCAGATTTGTCAGTGGTGACGCAGACAAAGACAGTCAAAGACAGGTGCTTATTCGGCAGGCAGAGATTGCAAAACAACTGGACCTTCCGCT AAATGTCCATTCAAGATCTGCAGGCAGACCTACTATACACCTGCTAAAGGAACAAG GTGTTGAGAAAGCTCTTCTTCATGCTTTTGATGGGAAACCCTCAGTTGCCATGGAGGGAGTGAAGGCTGGGTATTacttctccattcctccatctATAGTAAGAAGTGAACAG CAGAAGCTAGTGAAACAGCTGCCGTTGGAGAGCATGTGTCTAGAAACCGATTCACCTGCCTTGGGTCCAGAGAAACAG GTGAGAAATGAGCCAAAGAATATCTCTGTCTGCGCTGAGTACATCAGTAAGATCAAAGGGGTTCCCTTGGAAACGGTGATGGAGGTGACGACACAGAATGCCCTGCGCCTGTTCCCTAGGCTCAAGACATTACTCAGAGCCTGA
- the LOC111968433 gene encoding putative deoxyribonuclease TATDN3 isoform X1, which translates to MKGFIDCHCHISAGDFDNDIEDVIENSKKAGLLALLAVAEHVGEFEKIIQLSQRFPGFIFPCLGVHPIQGTAPEPQRGALLQDLDAALPLIEKYKDHLVAIGEVGLDFTPRFVSGDADKDSQRQVLIRQAEIAKQLDLPLNVHSRSAGRPTIHLLKEQGVEKALLHAFDGKPSVAMEGVKAGYYFSIPPSIVRSEQKQKLVKQLPLESMCLETDSPALGPEKQVRNEPKNISVCAEYISKIKGVPLETVMEVTTQNALRLFPRLKTLLRA; encoded by the exons ATGAAGGGCTTTATTGACTGCCACTGTCACATCTCTGCAGGAGATTTCGACAAT GACATAGAAGATGTGATTGAGAATTCTAAAAAG GCTGGGCTTTTAGCACTACTAGCAGTAGCAGAACATGTCGGAGAGTTTGAAAAGATTATTCAGCTGTCACAGAGGTTCCCAGgctttattttcccttgtttaGGAGTCCATCCTATACAGGGTACAGCTCCTGAGCCACAGAGAGGAGCCTTACTCCAG GATTTAGATGCTGCTTTGCCCCTGATAGAGAAATATAAAGACCATCTTGTTGCTATTGGGGAG GTAGGCTTGGATTTCACCCCCAGATTTGTCAGTGGTGACGCAGACAAAGACAGTCAAAGACAGGTGCTTATTCGGCAGGCAGAGATTGCAAAACAACTGGACCTTCCGCT AAATGTCCATTCAAGATCTGCAGGCAGACCTACTATACACCTGCTAAAGGAACAAG GTGTTGAGAAAGCTCTTCTTCATGCTTTTGATGGGAAACCCTCAGTTGCCATGGAGGGAGTGAAGGCTGGGTATTacttctccattcctccatctATAGTAAGAAGTGAACAG AAGCAGAAGCTAGTGAAACAGCTGCCGTTGGAGAGCATGTGTCTAGAAACCGATTCACCTGCCTTGGGTCCAGAGAAACAG GTGAGAAATGAGCCAAAGAATATCTCTGTCTGCGCTGAGTACATCAGTAAGATCAAAGGGGTTCCCTTGGAAACGGTGATGGAGGTGACGACACAGAATGCCCTGCGCCTGTTCCCTAGGCTCAAGACATTACTCAGAGCCTGA